A region of the Chlamydia felis Fe/C-56 genome:
TTTACTAATACAGGAATATGTTGGGGGGCCTCTGACACAAAAATGCCTAAATCATTCTAAAAACAATAATACAAGAAAATATACACCATTATAGAGAATGGGAAAAGATTTCTATCATGTACCTTGATCGATTTTAAGAATAATTAAGACTATTGACTTTTTCCTTTACCCTACTATGATTTAAAAAAGTAGGGTTTTACAGGCTGTATTATGGTAGAAATTTTTAATTACAGTACCTCTGTTTACGAAAAGCACGCGTCTAACAATAAAGTAGTGAATGATTTCCGTAAGGAAGTTCACATGGAAGGTTTGGCGATCCGCGATGTAGCCAAACATGCCCAAATTTTGGACATGATGCCAAAGCCCTCGGCTCTGTCTTCTCTAATGCAAACGAATAAGAAGACCCATTGGGCTTTCTTCTCCCCTCCCAATAACTTCTATAAACAACCATTTTCCACTCCCTATTTAGCTCCTTCACTAGGATCTCCTGATCAGCAAGATGACGATTTAGAAAAAATTTCTTCCTATTTAAAAGTCCTGACTCGAGGAAAATTTTCTTATCAAAGTCGTGTAACCCCCTTTCTCTCTTACAAAGATCAGGAAGAAAGTGAAAAAGAGGAAGACGAAACTTCCGATTTTCAAGAAGACGAGATCGTTCAAGAAGGAAAAATCTTACTCAAAGCTATTGATTTAGGATTAAAATCTTCTAATATCATGATTGATTACGTTATTTCTCGTATTTTTCAATTTGTTCAAGGCTAAAACATGTTAGATAACGAATGGAAAGCCATCTTAGGATGGGGTGATGAAGAACTTGAAGAGATGCGCATTGCAGGATACTCATTTCTTCGTCAGGGACATTACCAAAAAGCAATCCTATTTTTCGAAGCCCTAGTCATTTTAGATCCTTTAAGCATTTATGATTTCCAAACTCTCGGAGGATTGTATTTGCAGGTGGGAGAAAATGCCAAAGCTTTAGGCGTCTTAGATCAAGCCTTACGTATGCAAGGAGATCATCTCCCTACATTACTAAATAAAACTAAAGCTCTCTTTTGCTTAAATCGGATTGACGAAGCCTCTGCTATAGCTGTCTATCTTACATCTTGTGATGATTCTCTAATCGCTAATGATGCCGAGGCCTTGCTTATGAGCTATGCCAAAAAAACTATTAAAAAGCCTGCGGCTCTTTCTCGTTAATCCCGCGCTCTCGCATTAAAGAGCGCTTAGCGCCTAGTTTATAATAATTCCTCCTCTATTTGAAACTCTCTGCTGTTTTTTTTCAGAAAAACTATTGATTGCTTATCAATAGCAATGGTACATTGGCACTTTCTTCCTAATCGAGCACCAGTTGCGCTCGTCTGTAAGAAAATTCTCGACACATAAAAGAGAGCAGCATGTTAACCTGTAACAATTGTAGTACTTGGGAACAGTTTGTGAACTATGTTAAAACACGTTGCTCCAAAACGGCTTTTGAAAATTGGATTTCTCCTATTCAAATTATAGAAGAAACACAGGAAAAGATCCGTTTAGAAGTTCCCAACATCTTTGTTCAAAACTACCTTCTTGATAATTATAAACAAGACCTGTGTTCTTTTGTTCCTCTTGATGCCCAAGGAGAGCCGGCTTTAGAATTTGTTGTTGCAGAAATCAAAAAATCTCCTGTGCAACCTGTCGCACCTCGAGAACAGAAAGAGAGCCCTGCAGAAACTTTTGAAGGATCTAAAGACTTTGAACTAAAGTTAAACACAGCCTATCGTTTTGATAATTTCATAGAAGGCCCTTCAAACCAATTTGTCAAATCTGCAGCTGTAGGTATCGCCGGGCGCCCAGGACGTTCGTACAATCCTCTATTTATTCATGGAGGTGTAGGGTTAGGGAAAACACATCTGCTCCATGCCGTAGGTCACTACGTTAAAGAACATCACAAAAATCTCCGAGTGCACTGCATTACTACAGAAGCTTTTATCAATGATCTCGTACAACATCTACGATTGAAATCTATCGACAAAATGAAAAATTTTTATCGATCTTTGGATCTGCTTCTTGTCGACGATATTCAGTTTTTGCAAAATAGACAAAATTTCGAAGAAGAGTTTTGTAATACTTTTGAGACGTTGATTAATTTAAATAAACAAATCGTCATCACTAGTGATAAACCACCGGGACAATTAAAACTTTCGGAGCGCATTATTGCTAGAATGGAATGGGGATTGGTTGCTCATGTAGGTATTCCTGATTTAGAAACTCGGGTAGCAATTTTACAGCATAAAGCAGAACAGAAAGGCTTACATATTCCTAATGAAATTGCTTTTTATATTGCAGATCACATCTATGGAAATGTTCGCCAACTTGAAGGAGCTATTAATAAGCTCACAGCATACTGTCGCTTATTTGGAAAAACACTTACAGAAAGCATTGTTCGAGATACTCTAAAAGAGCTTTTCCGTTCTCCCTCTAAACAAAAAGTCTCTGTAGAAAGCATATTAAAAAGTGTTGCTACTGTTTTCCAAGTAAAATTGCAGGATCTCAAAGGAAATTCACGTTCTAAAGAACTTGTTTTAGCCCGCCAAGTGGCTATGTACCTTGCCAAAACCTTAATTACAGACTCTTTAGTTGCTATAGGTTCTGCTTTTGGAAAAACGCATTCCACGGTACTTTATGCTTGCAAAACTATAGAACAAAAAATAGAAAAAGATGAAACTCTAACACGTCAAATTAGTTTGTGTAAAAACCACATTGTTGGGTAATCTAGGAGAATTTCTAATGTTCCGAAGAACTGGAAAAAGTCCCTTTGAAGATGTTCAGACATTATATGAAGAAGAAACACCGGCTCATTCAAATTATTCTTCTTACTCCCGATCTGACCGTTTAGATTCTCCTCCAAATCTTTTTGATTCTCCTAAACCTCCGGAAACGCGTCCTCTGTCTCCATATCCTATAAATGAAGAATCTCAAAAATGGGCTTCTTCATCTTCAGAAGTTGATTCTTTATTATCATTTTCTGAAGAACCAGAAACTACTCTAGGAGAGGGTGTCACATTTAAAGGTGAATTAGCATTTGACCGTTTACTACGTATTGATGGCACCTTTGAAGGTATTTTAGTTTCTAACGGAAAAATCATTATAGGCCCTAAAGGTTGTGTAAAGGCTGATATACAGCTTCAAGAAGCAATTATTGAAGGTGTTGTTGAAGGCAATATCACGGTAAGTGGAAAGCTAGAGCTGCGCGGCGAAGCCATGGTTAAAGGCGATATTCAAGCCGGAACCTTGTGTGTTGACGAGGGTGTGCGACTTTTAGGTTATGTAGCTATTGTTGGGATTAGTGAAGAGTCTCGGAAAAAAGACTCATAAGAACTGCAGGTTGTGGAGCATACCTCTCAATAATATCTTGCCAATCACGAGATAAGGGATAGTCTGACAAGATGCATATAGGCCCTGTATCTATATGGCTTTTCAATTTGCGCAGCTGCCCTGTCAAAGGAAAAATCCCCTGGTAAACAATCCCTGTTTCCTTGGATAACTGTCTGGCAAAATCCCTGGGAAATTTCGATATGAAATAAAAAATCTTCTTAGGACGAATTTCATAAAGATCCCATTGTTTTCTTATCCCCCTAGTAAAAAATTTGATAGCCGGTAATTTCCCAAGACAAGCTTGAGAATATAGGGAAAGAGATGCCCTAGAGGGAGTATAAAGGCAAAAAGATTTCCTAGAAAATGATGGAAGACAATGACTGCAAGTCTCTGTTTCTTCTATTCCTAAAGTATTAAAACAATGCGGGCAACGTCCTGTAAATTTCTCTAATTTTAAGGTTTCAGAGCAATCTCGACATAAAAATTCTCCGGGCTGTCGACAACTGTAACAAAGCTTAGGGAAAAGCAAATTAAGAAAAAAACTCAAGAAACTCTGAATCACGGAAAATTTTTATTCCTAAATTCCAAACAATTTGTTACGTTCTTAAACGTGTAGGAGC
Encoded here:
- a CDS encoding bactofilin family protein, producing the protein MFRRTGKSPFEDVQTLYEEETPAHSNYSSYSRSDRLDSPPNLFDSPKPPETRPLSPYPINEESQKWASSSSEVDSLLSFSEEPETTLGEGVTFKGELAFDRLLRIDGTFEGILVSNGKIIIGPKGCVKADIQLQEAIIEGVVEGNITVSGKLELRGEAMVKGDIQAGTLCVDEGVRLLGYVAIVGISEESRKKDS
- a CDS encoding DUF5399 family protein, which codes for MVEIFNYSTSVYEKHASNNKVVNDFRKEVHMEGLAIRDVAKHAQILDMMPKPSALSSLMQTNKKTHWAFFSPPNNFYKQPFSTPYLAPSLGSPDQQDDDLEKISSYLKVLTRGKFSYQSRVTPFLSYKDQEESEKEEDETSDFQEDEIVQEGKILLKAIDLGLKSSNIMIDYVISRIFQFVQG
- the dnaA gene encoding chromosomal replication initiator protein DnaA, whose translation is MLTCNNCSTWEQFVNYVKTRCSKTAFENWISPIQIIEETQEKIRLEVPNIFVQNYLLDNYKQDLCSFVPLDAQGEPALEFVVAEIKKSPVQPVAPREQKESPAETFEGSKDFELKLNTAYRFDNFIEGPSNQFVKSAAVGIAGRPGRSYNPLFIHGGVGLGKTHLLHAVGHYVKEHHKNLRVHCITTEAFINDLVQHLRLKSIDKMKNFYRSLDLLLVDDIQFLQNRQNFEEEFCNTFETLINLNKQIVITSDKPPGQLKLSERIIARMEWGLVAHVGIPDLETRVAILQHKAEQKGLHIPNEIAFYIADHIYGNVRQLEGAINKLTAYCRLFGKTLTESIVRDTLKELFRSPSKQKVSVESILKSVATVFQVKLQDLKGNSRSKELVLARQVAMYLAKTLITDSLVAIGSAFGKTHSTVLYACKTIEQKIEKDETLTRQISLCKNHIVG
- a CDS encoding type III secretion chaperone, which translates into the protein MLDNEWKAILGWGDEELEEMRIAGYSFLRQGHYQKAILFFEALVILDPLSIYDFQTLGGLYLQVGENAKALGVLDQALRMQGDHLPTLLNKTKALFCLNRIDEASAIAVYLTSCDDSLIANDAEALLMSYAKKTIKKPAALSR